From a single Nothobranchius furzeri strain GRZ-AD chromosome 7, NfurGRZ-RIMD1, whole genome shotgun sequence genomic region:
- the LOC129156980 gene encoding uncharacterized protein isoform X2 gives MMKKCLAAFCEKDLTSSSQRMVDESEDLLPGPDSQEMLVLPPSGQKPLVNKRRQPGVIPPKRVSLYGLVDGKPVRINPNGPWNAHVWERIVLVSDGTSHKGTRVARREKILQRITRSTLVKHFDCVRRDVSRGQTRLPCALSHFREGDVDWCWISTPHNDYVQEGEEPRRVVRMQPSPAKVDVPMQEVSPPEFDLRRQLQAAPSVQAIVPPVMNAINPHVYLYPGNLNMQYFPQFMPFNEAWFQGGC, from the exons ATGATGAAGAAGTGTCTGGCTGCATTTTGTGAGAAAGACCTGACCTCAAGTTCACAGAGGATG gttGATGAATCAGAGGATCTATTGCCTGGCCCAGACTCtcaggagatgctggtgctgCCACCCAGTGGACAGAAGCCGCTGGTGAACAAGCGACGTCAGCCTGGGGTGATACCACCCAAGAGAGTTTCACTTTACGGGCTGGTGGATGGTAAACCTGTAAGGATAAACCCGAATGGACCGTGGAACGCACATGTTTGGGAACGTATTGTGTTGGTCTCTGATGGTACCAGTCATAAAGGGACTCGAGTGGCGAGGAGGGAGAAGATTCTTCAGAGAATTACACGCTCGACTCTAGTTAAGCATTTTGATTGTGTCAGGCGCGATGTGTCACGGGGCCAGACGCGCTTGCCCTGTGCACTCTCTCATTTCAGAGAGGGCGACGTCGACTGGTGCTGGATCAGTACACCCCACAACGACTACGTGCAGGAGGGCGAAGAGCCAAGGCGTGTGGTCAGGATGCAACCATCACCTGCTAAAGTGGACGTTCCGATGCAGGAAGTGAGCCCTCCGGAGTTCGATCTGCGTCGGCAGCTTCAGGCCGCTCCGTCTGTCCAGGCCATAGTACCACCAGTGATGAATGCAATAAATCCACATGTTTACTTGTATCCAGGAAATTTGAATATGCAGTATTTCCCGCAGTTTATGCCATTTAACGAAGCTTGGTttcaaggggggtgttga
- the LOC129156980 gene encoding uncharacterized protein isoform X1 — protein sequence MARAESPREVFGEADEDVLITSVDESEDLLPGPDSQEMLVLPPSGQKPLVNKRRQPGVIPPKRVSLYGLVDGKPVRINPNGPWNAHVWERIVLVSDGTSHKGTRVARREKILQRITRSTLVKHFDCVRRDVSRGQTRLPCALSHFREGDVDWCWISTPHNDYVQEGEEPRRVVRMQPSPAKVDVPMQEVSPPEFDLRRQLQAAPSVQAIVPPVMNAINPHVYLYPGNLNMQYFPQFMPFNEAWFQGGC from the exons ATGGCCCGTGCAGAATCTCCACGTGAGGTATTTGGAGAAGCAGATGAGGATGTGCTGATTACCTCG gttGATGAATCAGAGGATCTATTGCCTGGCCCAGACTCtcaggagatgctggtgctgCCACCCAGTGGACAGAAGCCGCTGGTGAACAAGCGACGTCAGCCTGGGGTGATACCACCCAAGAGAGTTTCACTTTACGGGCTGGTGGATGGTAAACCTGTAAGGATAAACCCGAATGGACCGTGGAACGCACATGTTTGGGAACGTATTGTGTTGGTCTCTGATGGTACCAGTCATAAAGGGACTCGAGTGGCGAGGAGGGAGAAGATTCTTCAGAGAATTACACGCTCGACTCTAGTTAAGCATTTTGATTGTGTCAGGCGCGATGTGTCACGGGGCCAGACGCGCTTGCCCTGTGCACTCTCTCATTTCAGAGAGGGCGACGTCGACTGGTGCTGGATCAGTACACCCCACAACGACTACGTGCAGGAGGGCGAAGAGCCAAGGCGTGTGGTCAGGATGCAACCATCACCTGCTAAAGTGGACGTTCCGATGCAGGAAGTGAGCCCTCCGGAGTTCGATCTGCGTCGGCAGCTTCAGGCCGCTCCGTCTGTCCAGGCCATAGTACCACCAGTGATGAATGCAATAAATCCACATGTTTACTTGTATCCAGGAAATTTGAATATGCAGTATTTCCCGCAGTTTATGCCATTTAACGAAGCTTGGTttcaaggggggtgttga
- the LOC129156980 gene encoding uncharacterized protein isoform X3, with the protein MLVLPPSGQKPLVNKRRQPGVIPPKRVSLYGLVDGKPVRINPNGPWNAHVWERIVLVSDGTSHKGTRVARREKILQRITRSTLVKHFDCVRRDVSRGQTRLPCALSHFREGDVDWCWISTPHNDYVQEGEEPRRVVRMQPSPAKVDVPMQEVSPPEFDLRRQLQAAPSVQAIVPPVMNAINPHVYLYPGNLNMQYFPQFMPFNEAWFQGGC; encoded by the coding sequence atgctggtgctgCCACCCAGTGGACAGAAGCCGCTGGTGAACAAGCGACGTCAGCCTGGGGTGATACCACCCAAGAGAGTTTCACTTTACGGGCTGGTGGATGGTAAACCTGTAAGGATAAACCCGAATGGACCGTGGAACGCACATGTTTGGGAACGTATTGTGTTGGTCTCTGATGGTACCAGTCATAAAGGGACTCGAGTGGCGAGGAGGGAGAAGATTCTTCAGAGAATTACACGCTCGACTCTAGTTAAGCATTTTGATTGTGTCAGGCGCGATGTGTCACGGGGCCAGACGCGCTTGCCCTGTGCACTCTCTCATTTCAGAGAGGGCGACGTCGACTGGTGCTGGATCAGTACACCCCACAACGACTACGTGCAGGAGGGCGAAGAGCCAAGGCGTGTGGTCAGGATGCAACCATCACCTGCTAAAGTGGACGTTCCGATGCAGGAAGTGAGCCCTCCGGAGTTCGATCTGCGTCGGCAGCTTCAGGCCGCTCCGTCTGTCCAGGCCATAGTACCACCAGTGATGAATGCAATAAATCCACATGTTTACTTGTATCCAGGAAATTTGAATATGCAGTATTTCCCGCAGTTTATGCCATTTAACGAAGCTTGGTttcaaggggggtgttga